A genomic segment from Bubalus bubalis isolate 160015118507 breed Murrah chromosome 5, NDDB_SH_1, whole genome shotgun sequence encodes:
- the SELL gene encoding L-selectin isoform X4, with product MLRPWKCQNAQRGLWNVFKLWVWIMLCCDFFAHRGTDCWTYHYSKRPMPWEKARAFCRGNYTDLVAIQNKGEIEYLNKTLPFSRTYYWIGIRKVEGVWTWVGTNKSLTEEAKNWGEGEPNNRKSKEDCVEIYIKRIKDSGKWNDDACHKAKTALCYTASCKPWSCSGHGQCVEVINNYTCNCDLGYYGSECQFVTQCVPLEAPRLGTMACTHPLGNFSFMSQCAFNCSKGTDIIGVEETTCGPFGNWSSPEPTCQVIQCEPLTEPDLGTMDCNHPFVDFGFSSTCTFSCSEEAELTGEKKTICGSSGNWSSPSPRCQSENKQDYLNKRRE from the exons ATTTCTTTGCTCATCGTGGCACCGATTGCTGGACTTACCATTATTCTAAAAGACCCATGCCCTGGGAAAAGGCTAGAGCGTTCTGCAGGGGAAATTACACAGATTTAGTTGCCATACAAAACAAGGGAGAGATCGAATACCTGAATAAGACGCTTCCCTTCAGCCGTACTTACTACTGGATTGGAATCCGGAAAGTAGAAGGGGTGTGGACTTGGGTGGGAACCAACAAATCTCTCACTGAAGAAGCAAAGAACTGGGGTGAAGGGGAGCCCAACAACAGGAAGAGTAAGGAGGACTGTGTGGAAATCTATATCAAGAGGATCAAAGACTCGGGGAAATGGAATGATGATGCCTGCCACAAAGCAAAGACAGCCCTCTGCTACACAG CTTCTTGTAAACCCTGGTCATGCAGCGGCCATGGACAATGTGTGGAAGTCATCAATAATTACACCTGCAACTGTGATTTGGGGTACTACGGGTCCGAGTGTCAATTCG TGACTCAGTGTGTGCCTTTGGAGGCCCCAAGGCTGGGTACCATGGCCTGTACTCACCCTTTGGGAAACTTCAGCTTCATGTCGCAGTGTGCCTTCAACTGCTCTAAGGGAACAGACATAATTGGGGTTGAAGAAACCACTTGTGGACCATTTGGAAATTGGTCATCTCCAGAACCAACCTGTCAAG tGATTCAATGTGAGCCTCTAACAGAACCTGATTTGGGAACCATGGACTGTAATCACCCCTTTGTCGACTTTGGCTTTTCCTCCACATGCACCTTCAGTTGTTCAGAAGAAGCTGAGTTAACTGGGGAGAAAAAAACTATCTGTGGATCGTCTGGAAATTGGTCCAGCCCTAGTCCAAGATGTCAAAGTGA AAATAAACAGGACTATCTCAATAAACGAAGAGAGTGA
- the SELL gene encoding L-selectin isoform X1: MLRPWKCQNAQRGLWNVFKLWVWIMLCCDFFAHRGTDCWTYHYSKRPMPWEKARAFCRGNYTDLVAIQNKGEIEYLNKTLPFSRTYYWIGIRKVEGVWTWVGTNKSLTEEAKNWGEGEPNNRKSKEDCVEIYIKRIKDSGKWNDDACHKAKTALCYTASCKPWSCSGHGQCVEVINNYTCNCDLGYYGSECQFVTQCVPLEAPRLGTMACTHPLGNFSFMSQCAFNCSKGTDIIGVEETTCGPFGNWSSPEPTCQVIQCEPLTEPDLGTMDCNHPFVDFGFSSTCTFSCSEEAELTGEKKTICGSSGNWSSPSPRCQKINRTISINEESDYNPLFIPVAVMVTAFSGLAFIIWLARRLKKKKAKSLGEAWLMHIKQPALKENSSDMKVSVDPSNPLMKFCWWHLLH; encoded by the exons ATTTCTTTGCTCATCGTGGCACCGATTGCTGGACTTACCATTATTCTAAAAGACCCATGCCCTGGGAAAAGGCTAGAGCGTTCTGCAGGGGAAATTACACAGATTTAGTTGCCATACAAAACAAGGGAGAGATCGAATACCTGAATAAGACGCTTCCCTTCAGCCGTACTTACTACTGGATTGGAATCCGGAAAGTAGAAGGGGTGTGGACTTGGGTGGGAACCAACAAATCTCTCACTGAAGAAGCAAAGAACTGGGGTGAAGGGGAGCCCAACAACAGGAAGAGTAAGGAGGACTGTGTGGAAATCTATATCAAGAGGATCAAAGACTCGGGGAAATGGAATGATGATGCCTGCCACAAAGCAAAGACAGCCCTCTGCTACACAG CTTCTTGTAAACCCTGGTCATGCAGCGGCCATGGACAATGTGTGGAAGTCATCAATAATTACACCTGCAACTGTGATTTGGGGTACTACGGGTCCGAGTGTCAATTCG TGACTCAGTGTGTGCCTTTGGAGGCCCCAAGGCTGGGTACCATGGCCTGTACTCACCCTTTGGGAAACTTCAGCTTCATGTCGCAGTGTGCCTTCAACTGCTCTAAGGGAACAGACATAATTGGGGTTGAAGAAACCACTTGTGGACCATTTGGAAATTGGTCATCTCCAGAACCAACCTGTCAAG tGATTCAATGTGAGCCTCTAACAGAACCTGATTTGGGAACCATGGACTGTAATCACCCCTTTGTCGACTTTGGCTTTTCCTCCACATGCACCTTCAGTTGTTCAGAAGAAGCTGAGTTAACTGGGGAGAAAAAAACTATCTGTGGATCGTCTGGAAATTGGTCCAGCCCTAGTCCAAGATGTCAAA AAATAAACAGGACTATCTCAATAAACGAAGAGAGTGATTATAACCCCCTCTTCATCCCGGTGGCAGTCATGGTTACCGCGTTCTCTGGGTTGGCATTTATCATTTGGCTggcaaggagattaaaaaaaaaaa AA gCAAAAAGTCTCGGAGAAG CATGGTTGATGCATATTAAACAACCTGCTCTGAAAGAAAATTCTTCGGATATGAAAGTGTCAGTGGATCCTTCAAATCCCCTCATGAAGTTTTGCTGGTGGCATCTTCTACACTGA
- the SELL gene encoding L-selectin isoform X3, producing the protein MLRPWKCQNAQRGLWNVFKLWVWIMLCCDFFAHRGTDCWTYHYSKRPMPWEKARAFCRGNYTDLVAIQNKGEIEYLNKTLPFSRTYYWIGIRKVEGVWTWVGTNKSLTEEAKNWGEGEPNNRKSKEDCVEIYIKRIKDSGKWNDDACHKAKTALCYTASCKPWSCSGHGQCVEVINNYTCNCDLGYYGSECQFVTQCVPLEAPRLGTMACTHPLGNFSFMSQCAFNCSKGTDIIGVEETTCGPFGNWSSPEPTCQVIQCEPLTEPDLGTMDCNHPFVDFGFSSTCTFSCSEEAELTGEKKTICGSSGNWSSPSPRCQKINRTISINEESDYNPLFIPVAVMVTAFSGLAFIIWLARRLKKKSKKSRRSMVDAY; encoded by the exons ATTTCTTTGCTCATCGTGGCACCGATTGCTGGACTTACCATTATTCTAAAAGACCCATGCCCTGGGAAAAGGCTAGAGCGTTCTGCAGGGGAAATTACACAGATTTAGTTGCCATACAAAACAAGGGAGAGATCGAATACCTGAATAAGACGCTTCCCTTCAGCCGTACTTACTACTGGATTGGAATCCGGAAAGTAGAAGGGGTGTGGACTTGGGTGGGAACCAACAAATCTCTCACTGAAGAAGCAAAGAACTGGGGTGAAGGGGAGCCCAACAACAGGAAGAGTAAGGAGGACTGTGTGGAAATCTATATCAAGAGGATCAAAGACTCGGGGAAATGGAATGATGATGCCTGCCACAAAGCAAAGACAGCCCTCTGCTACACAG CTTCTTGTAAACCCTGGTCATGCAGCGGCCATGGACAATGTGTGGAAGTCATCAATAATTACACCTGCAACTGTGATTTGGGGTACTACGGGTCCGAGTGTCAATTCG TGACTCAGTGTGTGCCTTTGGAGGCCCCAAGGCTGGGTACCATGGCCTGTACTCACCCTTTGGGAAACTTCAGCTTCATGTCGCAGTGTGCCTTCAACTGCTCTAAGGGAACAGACATAATTGGGGTTGAAGAAACCACTTGTGGACCATTTGGAAATTGGTCATCTCCAGAACCAACCTGTCAAG tGATTCAATGTGAGCCTCTAACAGAACCTGATTTGGGAACCATGGACTGTAATCACCCCTTTGTCGACTTTGGCTTTTCCTCCACATGCACCTTCAGTTGTTCAGAAGAAGCTGAGTTAACTGGGGAGAAAAAAACTATCTGTGGATCGTCTGGAAATTGGTCCAGCCCTAGTCCAAGATGTCAAA AAATAAACAGGACTATCTCAATAAACGAAGAGAGTGATTATAACCCCCTCTTCATCCCGGTGGCAGTCATGGTTACCGCGTTCTCTGGGTTGGCATTTATCATTTGGCTggcaaggagattaaaaaaaaaaa gCAAAAAGTCTCGGAGAAG CATGGTTGATGCATATTAA
- the SELL gene encoding L-selectin isoform X2, producing the protein MLRPWKCQNAQRGLWNVFKLWVWIMLCCDFFAHRGTDCWTYHYSKRPMPWEKARAFCRGNYTDLVAIQNKGEIEYLNKTLPFSRTYYWIGIRKVEGVWTWVGTNKSLTEEAKNWGEGEPNNRKSKEDCVEIYIKRIKDSGKWNDDACHKAKTALCYTASCKPWSCSGHGQCVEVINNYTCNCDLGYYGSECQFVTQCVPLEAPRLGTMACTHPLGNFSFMSQCAFNCSKGTDIIGVEETTCGPFGNWSSPEPTCQVIQCEPLTEPDLGTMDCNHPFVDFGFSSTCTFSCSEEAELTGEKKTICGSSGNWSSPSPRCQKINRTISINEESDYNPLFIPVAVMVTAFSGLAFIIWLARRLKKKTWLMHIKQPALKENSSDMKVSVDPSNPLMKFCWWHLLH; encoded by the exons ATTTCTTTGCTCATCGTGGCACCGATTGCTGGACTTACCATTATTCTAAAAGACCCATGCCCTGGGAAAAGGCTAGAGCGTTCTGCAGGGGAAATTACACAGATTTAGTTGCCATACAAAACAAGGGAGAGATCGAATACCTGAATAAGACGCTTCCCTTCAGCCGTACTTACTACTGGATTGGAATCCGGAAAGTAGAAGGGGTGTGGACTTGGGTGGGAACCAACAAATCTCTCACTGAAGAAGCAAAGAACTGGGGTGAAGGGGAGCCCAACAACAGGAAGAGTAAGGAGGACTGTGTGGAAATCTATATCAAGAGGATCAAAGACTCGGGGAAATGGAATGATGATGCCTGCCACAAAGCAAAGACAGCCCTCTGCTACACAG CTTCTTGTAAACCCTGGTCATGCAGCGGCCATGGACAATGTGTGGAAGTCATCAATAATTACACCTGCAACTGTGATTTGGGGTACTACGGGTCCGAGTGTCAATTCG TGACTCAGTGTGTGCCTTTGGAGGCCCCAAGGCTGGGTACCATGGCCTGTACTCACCCTTTGGGAAACTTCAGCTTCATGTCGCAGTGTGCCTTCAACTGCTCTAAGGGAACAGACATAATTGGGGTTGAAGAAACCACTTGTGGACCATTTGGAAATTGGTCATCTCCAGAACCAACCTGTCAAG tGATTCAATGTGAGCCTCTAACAGAACCTGATTTGGGAACCATGGACTGTAATCACCCCTTTGTCGACTTTGGCTTTTCCTCCACATGCACCTTCAGTTGTTCAGAAGAAGCTGAGTTAACTGGGGAGAAAAAAACTATCTGTGGATCGTCTGGAAATTGGTCCAGCCCTAGTCCAAGATGTCAAA AAATAAACAGGACTATCTCAATAAACGAAGAGAGTGATTATAACCCCCTCTTCATCCCGGTGGCAGTCATGGTTACCGCGTTCTCTGGGTTGGCATTTATCATTTGGCTggcaaggagattaaaaaaaaaaa CATGGTTGATGCATATTAAACAACCTGCTCTGAAAGAAAATTCTTCGGATATGAAAGTGTCAGTGGATCCTTCAAATCCCCTCATGAAGTTTTGCTGGTGGCATCTTCTACACTGA